The following proteins are encoded in a genomic region of Gimesia algae:
- a CDS encoding PVC-type heme-binding CxxCH protein, translated as MVSISNRKALYLAVFCLSFTVYSGSQFLTTVIAQKPLANEGDLSKRMKRVPPTESQDTAQNFEVEHGFQMELVAAEPAVMDPVDACFDENGQMYVAEMRGYPYLPEQRPKYLPGPVRKNAGVIRLLKDTNGDGKMNKSYVFADNITWPTSVCCFKGGVYVIAPPYIYYFKDTDGDDKADVREIVFSGLPTNNVQGLANNMKWSLDNHIYFAGGSNGGSILKDGKEVIPKGRRDLKLNPETRELEALSGGSQFGHSLDDWGNRFVCNNSNHIQHVVFPSRYLKRNPYLAVPSVLRTAARRGAVARVFRRSPAEPYRVVRTARRVADPEFSKRLSITEKFATGYFTSATGVTIYRGGAYPEPFQGNAFIGDVGGNLIHRKTMESKGATHIASRADKQTEFVTSTDNWFRPVNFVNAPDGTLWVLDMYRETIEHPFSIPEDLKRYLDLESGHDRGRIYRLSHPDAKQFKVEKLGDMSIGQLVSQLESPNSWNRETAQRLIWERQDKSAVEPLQNLFHSSKLPLARLHSLWALDGLNALNAEILNSALKDSVPGIREHAIRLAESHARMHPELAEKLLELTDDPDYRVQLQLAFSFGELNSDVAVSGLTKLINSENFDSDMQVAVLTSAAGIAGPLAVNFLRETSAELPDSKRSLVMELLKIAGANKNVGESLTVLKTISSDPRPLVQKQLILAALGEGLSRRDTSLSALFSDERLDAEVKHRLDKMIDEVIQITGDEDRSIAERIAAIRLAGYFEFRVTGEVLTDVLNPRSAPEIQLATIEALARMGSENVSQSLLQNWSGFSPTIRTEVIDALLGSSGRIQYLLAAIKNQQVKLNEITRDKKELLTNHPHPPIRDQARSVFGNEVNPDRARVVQAYESALKYQGDVERGKLVYRKNCAACHKVGDQGFQVGPDLTSTKNKSDRDLLIAILDPSREAQANFNTYTIVTTQGKLITGMIAAETATSYTIRRAEGKQDIILRNNIDTLLSNGVSLMPNGLEKEINHQQMADVIAYIKSLKTSAD; from the coding sequence ATGGTTTCCATTTCAAATAGAAAAGCCCTATACCTGGCTGTCTTCTGTTTATCTTTCACGGTGTATTCTGGCAGTCAATTCCTGACGACCGTGATTGCGCAGAAACCGCTGGCGAATGAAGGAGATTTGTCCAAACGGATGAAACGGGTTCCCCCGACTGAGTCACAGGATACCGCGCAGAATTTTGAGGTGGAGCATGGCTTTCAGATGGAACTGGTTGCTGCAGAGCCGGCTGTAATGGATCCTGTTGACGCCTGCTTCGACGAAAACGGCCAGATGTATGTCGCCGAAATGCGGGGATACCCCTATCTCCCGGAACAGCGTCCCAAGTATCTGCCAGGTCCGGTACGGAAGAATGCCGGTGTAATTCGGTTACTGAAAGACACCAACGGCGACGGGAAAATGAATAAAAGCTATGTCTTTGCAGACAATATTACCTGGCCGACTTCCGTTTGCTGTTTTAAAGGTGGGGTTTATGTGATTGCACCGCCTTATATCTACTATTTCAAAGATACAGATGGAGACGACAAAGCGGATGTCAGGGAAATCGTGTTTTCCGGGCTTCCAACAAATAACGTACAGGGACTGGCCAATAATATGAAATGGAGTCTGGATAATCATATCTATTTTGCCGGCGGTTCTAATGGAGGATCCATTTTAAAAGATGGTAAAGAAGTCATCCCCAAGGGACGTCGTGATTTAAAGCTCAATCCCGAAACACGTGAACTGGAAGCACTTTCAGGAGGTTCCCAGTTCGGGCATTCGTTGGATGATTGGGGAAACCGCTTTGTCTGCAATAACAGTAACCACATTCAGCACGTCGTATTTCCCAGTCGTTATTTAAAACGCAACCCTTATTTGGCTGTCCCGAGTGTGCTGAGGACGGCTGCGCGCAGAGGGGCCGTTGCTCGTGTATTTCGGCGTAGTCCTGCAGAACCGTATCGCGTCGTGCGGACCGCCCGTCGCGTTGCTGATCCGGAATTCAGTAAACGGCTTTCAATCACAGAGAAATTTGCCACAGGTTATTTTACATCTGCGACTGGAGTCACCATTTATCGTGGTGGAGCGTATCCTGAACCATTTCAGGGTAATGCCTTTATTGGAGATGTTGGAGGGAATCTGATTCATCGCAAAACGATGGAATCGAAAGGGGCTACACACATCGCTTCACGAGCTGATAAACAGACCGAATTTGTCACGTCCACCGACAACTGGTTTCGTCCAGTAAATTTTGTCAATGCCCCGGATGGGACGCTCTGGGTGCTGGATATGTACCGCGAAACGATCGAGCATCCATTTTCGATCCCTGAAGATCTGAAACGTTATCTCGATCTGGAGAGTGGTCATGACCGCGGTCGAATTTACCGACTGTCTCACCCCGATGCAAAACAATTCAAGGTAGAGAAACTGGGAGACATGTCTATTGGCCAACTGGTCAGTCAATTGGAGTCACCAAACAGTTGGAACCGAGAGACAGCTCAACGTTTGATCTGGGAGCGTCAGGATAAGTCTGCTGTTGAACCTCTGCAAAATCTGTTTCACAGTTCAAAACTGCCACTGGCACGCCTGCATTCGTTGTGGGCGCTGGATGGCTTAAATGCATTGAATGCAGAGATCCTGAATTCCGCTTTGAAGGACTCTGTCCCTGGAATCAGAGAGCATGCAATTCGGCTGGCTGAATCACATGCTCGAATGCATCCTGAACTTGCTGAAAAGCTATTAGAACTGACTGACGATCCGGATTATCGAGTGCAACTGCAACTGGCTTTTTCTTTCGGAGAGCTCAACAGTGATGTTGCCGTTTCCGGTCTTACAAAACTGATAAATTCAGAAAATTTCGACAGTGATATGCAGGTGGCCGTGCTGACCTCTGCTGCCGGTATAGCGGGACCGCTGGCCGTCAATTTTCTTCGAGAAACATCCGCAGAACTACCAGACTCGAAACGATCGCTTGTAATGGAATTGCTGAAAATTGCCGGTGCCAACAAAAACGTGGGTGAGTCGCTAACAGTTTTGAAGACAATTTCGAGCGACCCCAGACCACTGGTACAGAAGCAGCTGATCCTGGCTGCGCTGGGAGAAGGACTGTCCAGAAGAGACACGTCTCTCAGTGCGCTGTTCAGTGACGAGCGCTTGGATGCTGAAGTGAAGCATCGTTTAGATAAAATGATTGACGAAGTGATTCAGATCACGGGTGATGAAGATCGATCTATTGCCGAAAGAATCGCGGCGATCAGACTGGCAGGGTATTTCGAATTCCGTGTCACGGGAGAAGTTTTAACCGATGTTTTAAATCCACGCTCTGCCCCCGAGATCCAACTGGCTACCATCGAAGCGTTAGCACGTATGGGGTCGGAGAACGTCAGTCAATCCCTGTTACAGAACTGGTCAGGATTCAGCCCAACTATACGAACTGAAGTGATAGATGCTCTGCTGGGATCATCGGGGCGCATTCAATATTTATTGGCTGCAATCAAAAATCAGCAAGTGAAACTGAATGAAATAACTCGTGATAAAAAAGAGCTATTAACAAATCATCCCCATCCGCCGATCAGAGACCAAGCTCGTAGTGTATTCGGAAACGAAGTCAATCCTGATCGGGCCAGAGTTGTACAGGCTTACGAATCAGCACTCAAATACCAGGGGGATGTGGAACGCGGTAAACTAGTCTATCGTAAAAACTGTGCTGCATGCCATAAAGTGGGGGATCAGGGATTTCAGGTAGGCCCTGACTTGACTTCCACAAAGAATAAGTCTGACAGAGACCTGTTGATTGCCATTCTTGATCCGAGCAGAGAAGCACAGGCAAATTTTAATACTTATACAATTGTCACAACTCAGGGTAAATTAATTACGGGAATGATCGCTGCAGAGACCGCGACGAGTTATACCATACGCAGAGCGGAAGGTAAGCAGGATATCATATTGCGTAACAACATCGATACTCTGCTTTCTAATGGTGTTTCATTGATGCCGAATGGACTCGAAAAAGAGATAAACCACCAACAGATGGCAGATGTCATAGCATATATCAAGTCCTTGAAAACCTCCGCAGATTAA
- a CDS encoding site-specific DNA-methyltransferase: protein MSWGVEGEIRKRFNVLNRITWRKAAGKHNGADKAALRGYFPQTECIIFAEQINDRADASAPAGYRQKCDEAAREVFGKYITQVREQHGLTKIDLTAAVGAYGKVNHGGACSNWEKGFNVPTIIFYERLQEVFPHCFERHYSELKSEYEKRKAEYEQLRRPFNATPRRPFTDVWDFATVKPSKHKHPCQKPLKMLEHIILTSTREGDTVLDCFSGSMMLAQACRDHGRLFIGIEIEKQWCEQAVNHLAKKSLF, encoded by the coding sequence ATGTCCTGGGGAGTCGAGGGGGAAATCAGAAAGCGATTTAACGTTCTCAATCGGATTACCTGGCGGAAAGCTGCCGGTAAACATAACGGGGCCGACAAGGCCGCGCTGAGGGGTTATTTTCCACAAACGGAATGCATCATCTTTGCCGAGCAAATCAACGATCGGGCCGACGCGAGCGCCCCGGCTGGCTACCGTCAAAAATGCGATGAAGCCGCGCGGGAGGTGTTCGGGAAATACATCACCCAGGTGAGAGAACAACACGGCCTGACCAAGATAGATCTCACCGCCGCGGTGGGAGCCTATGGCAAGGTGAACCACGGCGGGGCCTGTTCCAACTGGGAGAAGGGTTTCAACGTTCCGACGATCATTTTTTACGAGCGTCTGCAAGAGGTATTCCCCCATTGCTTTGAACGGCACTACTCGGAATTAAAATCAGAGTATGAAAAACGGAAGGCCGAATACGAACAGTTACGCCGCCCCTTCAACGCTACCCCACGTCGACCTTTTACCGATGTCTGGGATTTTGCAACCGTCAAACCATCCAAGCACAAACACCCCTGTCAGAAGCCGCTGAAAATGCTGGAACATATCATTTTAACCAGCACCCGCGAGGGGGACACCGTCCTGGACTGTTTCAGCGGTTCAATGATGCTGGCCCAGGCCTGCAGAGATCATGGCCGGCTGTTTATTGGGATTGAGATTGAGAAACAGTGGTGTGAACAGGCTGTAAACCACCTGGCTAAGAAATCACTGTTTTAG
- a CDS encoding CehA/McbA family metallohydrolase — MDLRHIRTLILLTVCGIANLTSPLEASLKPILIDAESHEIKGKVTYSKTFSATVNPTEYALLFDQDLQKQSSGGYWNVHINGKLLGRLEAHTPQLGADKKHDGFHRIGLAVPAKILKEGENSLTITGRGQPAVLRNFVLEPHPLKQALQLEAVTVQVNTPEGQPVPARITVVNQRGQLAKLYHARQPTTAVRPGILYTLGTGDTFELPPGKYTLYATRGMEWGVARQPIVVENNQPQNQTLVIAHEVDTTGFLACDSHIHTLPGSGHGNATFEERMITIAGEGIEVAVATDHNHISDYTPYQKAAGTQTHFHSISGDEVTTHNGHFTAFPFDPAQAVPGGVKGRNPLFLKNDNWDELIADMRKKGAEVIILNHPYWPSILKGPFGRFHFNRSTGKRSEGPAFNFNGYEVVQPANETPDFFYALEDWMSLLNRGLKLTAVGATDSHTVNDPVGQARTYLQSHTDDVSQIDRKDVYRAFTEGRATAAAGIFANLKLNGQFGMGDLVPAEGLTDKSKNQRSKLTATLRVAAPAWVRPREAMIYVNGRQVAQKTIHSTLNQPTDQTLDFLIELPPHDAYIVAFVLGDGITLPGWTTYGKATQAITNPIFMDVDGDTKYDAPRATAKRLIADYRNKHEKLTPALQKTLLESETIKADPAVLLHVKDLLKVQADPQP, encoded by the coding sequence ATGGACCTGCGTCATATCAGAACACTGATTCTGCTCACAGTCTGTGGAATTGCAAATCTCACCAGTCCCCTGGAAGCCTCTCTGAAACCGATCTTGATCGATGCTGAGTCACATGAGATTAAAGGAAAAGTTACGTATAGTAAAACGTTTTCTGCCACTGTCAATCCGACCGAGTATGCCCTGCTCTTCGATCAGGATCTGCAAAAACAAAGTTCCGGCGGATACTGGAACGTGCACATCAATGGCAAACTGCTGGGACGACTGGAAGCACATACGCCCCAGCTCGGTGCAGACAAAAAACATGATGGGTTTCACCGTATCGGTTTAGCGGTGCCGGCAAAGATTCTCAAAGAGGGCGAAAACAGTCTGACGATCACAGGCCGGGGACAGCCTGCGGTCTTACGCAATTTTGTCCTGGAGCCCCACCCGCTGAAACAGGCACTCCAACTGGAGGCTGTGACCGTGCAGGTGAATACACCAGAGGGACAGCCCGTTCCTGCCCGCATCACCGTGGTGAACCAGCGTGGGCAACTCGCCAAACTTTACCATGCCCGTCAGCCGACCACCGCCGTCCGACCGGGAATCCTCTATACTCTGGGAACCGGTGATACATTCGAGTTGCCTCCGGGAAAGTATACCCTGTATGCAACACGCGGCATGGAATGGGGCGTAGCCAGGCAGCCGATCGTCGTCGAGAACAACCAGCCCCAGAATCAGACGCTGGTCATTGCACACGAAGTTGACACAACCGGCTTTCTCGCTTGCGACAGTCATATTCATACTTTACCTGGCAGCGGTCACGGAAATGCCACGTTCGAGGAACGTATGATTACGATCGCCGGCGAAGGCATTGAAGTCGCGGTTGCCACCGATCACAATCACATTTCTGATTACACGCCCTATCAAAAGGCTGCGGGGACTCAAACGCATTTCCATTCGATTTCCGGTGATGAAGTCACAACCCACAATGGTCATTTTACTGCATTCCCATTTGATCCTGCGCAGGCAGTTCCCGGCGGTGTGAAGGGGAGGAATCCACTGTTTCTGAAAAATGACAACTGGGACGAGTTGATCGCCGACATGCGGAAAAAAGGGGCAGAAGTAATCATCTTGAACCATCCCTATTGGCCTTCCATTCTGAAAGGCCCCTTCGGACGATTTCACTTCAATCGCAGCACCGGGAAGCGGAGCGAGGGACCTGCGTTTAATTTCAACGGCTATGAAGTGGTACAGCCGGCAAATGAAACCCCTGATTTTTTCTATGCTCTCGAAGACTGGATGTCACTGCTCAATCGCGGATTAAAACTCACCGCCGTTGGGGCCACTGATTCTCACACAGTCAACGATCCCGTCGGCCAGGCGCGCACCTATCTTCAGAGTCATACCGACGACGTCTCTCAAATCGATCGCAAAGACGTCTATCGTGCATTTACAGAAGGCCGGGCAACAGCGGCTGCAGGTATTTTTGCCAACCTGAAACTAAACGGACAATTTGGCATGGGAGACCTGGTTCCTGCGGAAGGACTCACGGACAAGAGTAAAAACCAACGCTCAAAGTTGACTGCCACCTTACGCGTCGCTGCGCCAGCATGGGTTCGTCCGCGCGAAGCGATGATCTATGTCAATGGAAGGCAGGTCGCACAGAAAACCATTCATTCCACGCTTAATCAGCCCACTGATCAGACGCTTGATTTTTTGATTGAATTACCTCCACATGATGCTTACATTGTTGCATTTGTACTAGGGGATGGTATTACACTGCCAGGTTGGACCACCTACGGGAAGGCTACTCAGGCAATCACAAACCCGATCTTCATGGATGTAGATGGCGATACCAAATATGATGCACCCCGTGCTACCGCAAAAAGGCTGATCGCCGATTATAGAAACAAGCATGAGAAGCTCACACCGGCTCTGCAAAAAACGCTGCTCGAATCCGAAACGATAAAAGCAGACCCAGCCGTCCTGCTGCATGTCAAAGATCTGCTCAAAGTACAGGCCGATCCACAACCATAA